From the genome of Scytonema hofmannii PCC 7110, one region includes:
- a CDS encoding glycosyltransferase family 2 protein, translating to MEVSRILVEKPFFSICIPQYNRTSFLIEACKVLASQTFKNFEVCISDDRSNDGREQELIDYLQNSGFSFVYQRQEKNLRYDGNIRASIALARGRYCLLHGNDDCLASTTTLDLLYEEIEKYDSVGVVIPNFEDWSTRQVTRRIRKSDLIGSGPEIAATHFRNVAFVTGVILDRVQAQSHSTDKWDGSEMYQMFIMARILASGSSLLELDISAVRKDIQITNESVDSYAAKPKLNPCPIVERKLPFMHIGRLIADAIAPYLTPANKSKIIEKIFLQLYLFTYPFWIIEYRRVQSWNYAIGICLGIKPKNVFFELDFGILRKIRLCILYFAICLFGLSIPVGFFEKIKPFVYSISKSLFFKINTRYSS from the coding sequence ATGGAAGTTAGCCGTATTCTTGTGGAGAAACCTTTCTTCTCAATTTGCATTCCTCAATACAACAGAACTTCATTTCTAATCGAAGCCTGTAAGGTGTTAGCATCGCAAACCTTTAAAAACTTTGAGGTTTGCATTTCTGACGATCGCTCAAATGATGGCAGAGAGCAAGAGTTAATTGACTATTTGCAGAATTCGGGCTTTTCTTTTGTATACCAACGACAGGAAAAAAACTTAAGATACGATGGCAATATTCGTGCCAGTATTGCCCTAGCACGAGGTCGCTACTGCCTTCTTCACGGAAATGATGACTGCTTGGCTTCTACCACAACACTCGATCTTCTGTACGAAGAAATCGAAAAATATGATTCCGTTGGAGTAGTCATTCCAAACTTTGAAGATTGGTCAACACGGCAGGTTACAAGGCGTATTCGGAAATCTGACCTCATTGGTTCTGGACCCGAAATTGCTGCTACTCATTTTCGTAACGTTGCTTTTGTGACCGGAGTTATTCTAGATCGAGTTCAAGCACAGAGCCATAGCACAGATAAGTGGGATGGTTCAGAAATGTATCAAATGTTTATTATGGCAAGAATCCTTGCCAGTGGAAGCTCTTTACTGGAGTTAGATATCTCAGCAGTACGAAAAGATATTCAAATCACGAACGAAAGCGTAGATAGCTATGCTGCAAAGCCCAAGCTTAACCCGTGTCCAATTGTTGAAAGGAAACTTCCTTTTATGCATATTGGTCGGTTAATAGCTGATGCGATCGCGCCTTATCTGACTCCTGCAAATAAGTCCAAGATTATAGAAAAAATATTTCTTCAACTTTACTTGTTTACTTACCCATTTTGGATTATAGAATATCGTCGCGTTCAATCTTGGAACTACGCAATAGGTATTTGTCTTGGTATAAAGCCAAAGAACGTCTTTTTCGAGCTTGATTTTGGAATTCTCAGAAAAATCAGACTTTGTATTCTTTACTTCGCTATCTGTCTTTTCGGGTTAAGTATACCTGTAGGATTTTTTGAGAAGATTAAACCTTTCGTTTACTCGATTTCTAAATCCTTATTCTTTAAAATCAATACAAGGTATAGTTCATGA
- a CDS encoding FkbM family methyltransferase, with product MTKDLSITANKINFYSQLLEIRPAQLGALVKQILLIKRQYITSSTGHKFWADPVSIFGLHLLRTSVHEPQMTKLLELVLQPSDTFVDLGGNEGYFSVIASSLVGDGKVHCIEPQSRLNSIIQENIRVNSATSIVIHRIAISNKEGEVTLFLRPSTITGSSSIFRHWKIGSKQETVKTITLDQFFKNNCLERVRLLKVDCEGAEHLVIAGGQEVVKQQLIDFIAMEYHPAICGIEKCVEIHKNLKAAGYRLTKVFGQCIYHLPGLEDKLQPLGELRTNCDWNE from the coding sequence ATGACAAAAGATTTATCAATAACTGCTAATAAGATTAACTTCTATTCACAATTGCTTGAAATTCGTCCAGCACAACTGGGCGCTTTAGTGAAGCAGATCCTGCTGATTAAACGGCAGTACATAACATCCTCAACAGGTCATAAATTTTGGGCAGATCCAGTCTCTATTTTTGGCTTGCATTTGTTACGCACAAGTGTTCATGAGCCACAAATGACAAAGTTACTAGAGTTAGTTTTACAACCTTCTGATACTTTTGTAGACCTTGGTGGTAACGAGGGGTATTTTTCTGTCATTGCTTCATCATTAGTTGGCGATGGAAAGGTTCACTGTATTGAGCCTCAAAGCCGACTTAACTCTATTATTCAAGAAAACATTCGTGTTAATTCTGCTACTTCTATTGTTATTCATCGAATAGCTATTTCCAATAAAGAAGGAGAAGTTACTCTCTTTCTAAGACCATCAACAATTACAGGCTCTAGCAGTATATTTCGTCATTGGAAAATAGGCTCAAAGCAAGAAACAGTTAAAACTATTACGCTAGACCAGTTTTTTAAAAATAACTGTTTAGAGAGGGTACGATTACTCAAAGTAGATTGTGAAGGAGCAGAACATTTAGTTATTGCTGGTGGACAAGAAGTTGTTAAGCAACAGTTAATTGATTTTATTGCAATGGAGTACCATCCTGCAATTTGTGGAATTGAAAAATGTGTTGAAATTCATAAGAATTTGAAAGCTGCTGGTTATAGGCTAACCAAAGTTTTTGGCCAGTGTATTTACCATCTGCCTGGTCTTGAAGATAAACTTCAGCCTTTAGGCGAACTACGTACCAATTGTGATTGGAATGAATGA
- a CDS encoding glycosyltransferase: MRRTLYVQYTNPAGYPPLEHSSRILANDGWEVLFLGTGSLGSNSLCFPLHNGITVRQLPFCPGGWRQKLHYLWFCLWVIYWAFRFSPQWVYASDFLSCPIALLLSTLPGVKLIYHEHDSPNALEPSSAFIRLCMKTRKWVAQRAQICILPNQQRIERFIQDTKPTGDVLCVWNCPAQEEISPPRLPYKNNEVSILYHGSIGPSRLPPSILVALAQLPVTVKLRVIGYETKGSQGYVEQLKELAHELVISERIEFLGPMPRKELFKWCQKSDIGLAFMPLNSKDINMEYMVGASNKAFDYLACGLAIIVSNLQDWRKMYVETGYGLCCQPDNADSISTTLNWFLENPEQMRQMGESGRRQIFEQWNYEQQFIEIYKIMCLLPTKRTVLSLGELTQSN; encoded by the coding sequence ATGCGCCGCACTCTATACGTACAGTATACAAATCCCGCCGGTTATCCGCCTCTTGAACACAGTTCTCGCATATTAGCAAACGATGGCTGGGAGGTACTTTTCCTTGGGACTGGTTCTCTGGGTTCAAATTCTCTGTGCTTTCCACTCCACAATGGGATTACAGTACGGCAACTACCTTTTTGTCCTGGGGGTTGGAGGCAGAAGTTACATTATCTCTGGTTTTGCCTTTGGGTCATTTATTGGGCTTTCCGTTTTTCACCACAATGGGTTTATGCTTCTGATTTCTTATCTTGCCCAATTGCTTTATTGTTAAGTACATTACCAGGGGTAAAGCTGATATATCACGAACATGACTCACCAAACGCATTAGAGCCTAGTAGTGCTTTTATTCGCTTATGTATGAAGACGCGAAAGTGGGTAGCGCAACGAGCACAAATATGTATTTTGCCCAATCAACAAAGGATTGAACGCTTTATTCAAGACACCAAACCAACAGGTGATGTTCTTTGTGTCTGGAATTGTCCTGCTCAAGAAGAAATCTCACCACCTCGCTTACCCTATAAAAATAATGAAGTTTCAATACTGTATCATGGTTCTATTGGGCCATCGAGACTACCTCCATCCATACTAGTTGCTCTTGCTCAACTACCTGTAACCGTAAAATTGCGCGTCATTGGTTATGAAACAAAAGGGAGTCAGGGCTATGTTGAACAACTTAAAGAACTAGCTCACGAATTGGTAATCAGTGAACGAATAGAATTTTTAGGACCAATGCCAAGAAAAGAGCTTTTTAAGTGGTGTCAGAAATCTGATATTGGTTTAGCTTTCATGCCTCTCAACAGCAAAGATATCAACATGGAATATATGGTCGGTGCTTCTAATAAAGCTTTTGATTACCTTGCTTGTGGACTGGCAATAATAGTATCTAATTTACAAGATTGGCGTAAAATGTACGTAGAAACTGGATATGGGCTTTGCTGTCAACCTGACAATGCAGACAGTATTTCAACTACCCTCAATTGGTTTTTAGAGAATCCCGAACAGATGCGACAAATGGGAGAAAGTGGCAGAAGGCAAATTTTTGAGCAGTGGAATTACGAGCAACAATTTATAGAAATTTATAAAATCATGTGTCTGTTGCCAACTAAACGTACAGTTCTTTCATTAGGAGAATTAACACAAAGCAACTAA
- a CDS encoding glycosyltransferase family 4 protein, whose product MKVLHINQSDTCGGAAIAGYRLHQGLLSQGLDSSLLVSTVETSSKFVAPITRKYRIESHIGRLTSYLGFNYLNLVSTFDIPKHPFYKQADILNFHNLHNGYFNYLGIPLLTKNKPAVFTLHDMWSFTGHCTYSYDCDRWKTGCGECPYLNTYPGVSRDNTFLEWKLKDWIYSKANLTIVTLSHWLTEQVKQSILNRFPIHHIPNGIDTEVYRPLEVEQCRSLLRIPSGKKVLMFGAQNLRDTRKGGNLLLLALQNLPSSLKAETMLLTVGHGGEAISEEVGIPTLNLGYVSSDLLKSIAYSAADLFIFPTLADNLPLMLQESMACGTPMVSFKVGGVPDLVRPGVTGYLAATGGADDFCKGIVELLEDDSLRDRMKQNCRVIALAEYSLELQTQRYIQLYHQVLGIPKSDFPLETLRKGKSTQENYSVAIG is encoded by the coding sequence GTGAAAGTTCTGCACATCAACCAATCTGATACTTGTGGAGGAGCTGCGATCGCAGGTTATAGGCTGCATCAAGGCTTGCTCTCACAAGGCCTTGATTCATCACTACTGGTAAGCACTGTTGAGACAAGCAGCAAGTTTGTAGCTCCTATTACTCGCAAGTATCGAATAGAAAGCCACATTGGTCGCTTGACTTCTTATCTTGGTTTTAACTACCTCAACCTCGTTAGCACTTTTGATATTCCCAAACATCCCTTTTACAAACAGGCAGATATTCTCAACTTTCACAATCTTCATAATGGTTACTTTAACTATCTGGGAATTCCATTGTTAACGAAAAACAAGCCAGCGGTTTTCACACTTCACGATATGTGGAGCTTTACGGGTCATTGTACCTATAGCTATGATTGCGATCGCTGGAAAACAGGGTGTGGTGAGTGTCCGTACTTAAATACTTATCCCGGTGTTTCTCGAGATAATACTTTTTTAGAGTGGAAGCTAAAAGATTGGATTTACAGCAAAGCTAACTTAACGATTGTAACCCTCAGTCATTGGCTAACCGAGCAAGTTAAACAAAGTATACTCAACCGCTTCCCCATCCATCATATTCCCAATGGGATTGATACAGAAGTTTATAGACCCCTTGAGGTTGAGCAGTGCCGTTCCTTGCTTAGAATTCCCTCTGGTAAAAAAGTGTTGATGTTTGGAGCACAGAATTTAAGAGATACTCGTAAGGGAGGTAACTTGCTGCTGTTGGCGCTGCAAAATTTACCCTCATCCCTAAAAGCTGAAACTATGCTTTTAACTGTAGGTCACGGAGGGGAAGCAATTTCTGAGGAAGTGGGAATACCTACTCTAAATCTTGGTTATGTTAGCAGCGATCTTTTAAAGTCAATAGCTTATTCTGCTGCCGATTTATTCATTTTTCCGACCCTTGCTGATAACCTTCCCTTGATGCTACAGGAAAGTATGGCTTGCGGCACTCCTATGGTTTCGTTCAAAGTCGGTGGTGTTCCCGATCTTGTACGTCCGGGTGTGACTGGTTACTTAGCAGCAACAGGGGGTGCTGATGATTTTTGTAAAGGAATCGTGGAGTTGTTAGAGGATGATAGCTTACGCGATCGCATGAAGCAAAATTGTCGAGTGATCGCCCTAGCTGAATACAGCTTAGAACTACAGACTCAGCGATACATCCAACTATATCACCAAGTTTTGGGTATACCAAAGAGCGATTTTCCTTTAGAGACGCTACGTAAAGGCAAGTCTACACAAGAAAATTATTCTGTTGCTATTGGTTAA
- a CDS encoding glycosyltransferase family 2 protein: MSIITRALTLEDLPPPPPGKSGWPWTEQSEPLPDRMPNGYEWPRISVVTPNYNYGHFLEETIRSVLLQGYPNLEYIITDGGSTDGSLEVIEKYAQWLAYYVSEKDKGQSDAINKGFYKATGEIYAWLNSDDVFCQTTLPEIGYFWRDNSNCHFLTGDGYFFITEKSAEKIEYYIKPQNYSLQDLLQYHHDKYLPQPSVFFSQHIFHQLNGLDISLSYAMDLDYWLRIRMLHPLHYIPKCFSKLRHHTDAKTWKSNVVAMAEVKEVIEKYDKHLQLFTRLRNKLSLRLFYASVMLRRGLFEYSIGNKLESTKWWCKSALFCPSIICFVNYWKLIIKILLIQKPTKA; encoded by the coding sequence ATGTCTATCATTACTAGAGCATTGACCTTAGAAGATTTACCTCCACCTCCACCAGGAAAAAGTGGCTGGCCTTGGACTGAGCAAAGCGAACCACTGCCTGACCGGATGCCAAATGGTTATGAATGGCCCCGCATCAGCGTTGTGACACCAAATTACAACTACGGTCACTTTCTTGAGGAAACCATTCGGTCAGTTTTGCTACAAGGGTATCCAAATTTGGAATACATCATTACTGATGGCGGCTCAACTGATGGCTCACTAGAAGTTATTGAAAAGTATGCTCAATGGCTTGCCTATTACGTGAGTGAAAAAGATAAGGGACAGTCTGATGCAATAAACAAGGGTTTTTATAAAGCCACAGGAGAGATTTATGCTTGGCTAAATTCTGATGATGTGTTCTGTCAAACAACTTTACCGGAAATTGGATATTTTTGGAGAGATAATAGCAACTGTCATTTTCTCACTGGAGATGGATATTTTTTTATTACAGAGAAGTCAGCAGAAAAAATAGAATATTACATAAAACCGCAAAATTACTCGCTTCAAGATTTACTCCAGTATCATCATGATAAATATTTACCCCAACCTTCGGTCTTTTTTAGTCAACATATATTTCATCAGCTAAATGGGTTAGATATTTCACTATCATACGCAATGGATTTAGACTACTGGTTGCGTATTAGAATGTTACATCCTCTGCACTACATACCTAAGTGTTTTTCCAAGCTGAGACATCACACTGATGCTAAAACTTGGAAAAGCAATGTTGTTGCAATGGCAGAAGTCAAAGAAGTTATCGAAAAGTACGATAAACACCTTCAACTATTTACCAGACTTAGAAATAAGTTAAGCTTGAGATTATTTTACGCTTCTGTCATGCTTAGGCGTGGATTATTTGAATATTCAATTGGAAATAAGCTCGAATCAACAAAATGGTGGTGTAAATCAGCACTATTCTGCCCCAGCATTATTTGCTTTGTTAATTATTGGAAATTAATTATTAAAATTTTATTGATACAAAAACCTACTAAAGCATGA
- a CDS encoding polysaccharide pyruvyl transferase family protein, which yields MYKFLRNYVNSSLSEQRSRQLRKLRALSHQAIEEVRQTWLSNVFPMKPTTLNLLVNDVCNSRCQMCLIWKQQKDKELSSEELARILSDDLFSELKYVGVSGGEPTLRSDLPELFEVICSKQPRIAGTGIITNGIIENTVKERVLAAAEVCKAHSVPFNVMISLDGLGEVHDTVRGRKNNFGSAISLLNFFHKETEIPTSFGCTISKTNALYVDELLEYAQAEGLYGRFRIAEFIERLYNNGQTEFIRAFDDKTLYHLGLFFFRAEREFEQNPMYRKTYKNIRAMLAEGKPRKMGCPYQAKAAVLTSCGDLLYCAPKSPILGNTLQISASKIYFSHLSKREEIKKKDCSTCIHDYHVPVTVQEKLFISIENRRRRKYSCSQLVQISSQVIKEKKRVTDLSSLRSKKVLIVGWYGTETVGDKAILWAVVERLRTRPNPPEKIYLSSLYPFISQWTVKEMNLGTMTIVETYSREFERVCHEVDEIVVGGGPLMDIEPLNHILYAFIQAAKHKSFARIEGCGIGPLVSPIYTQVVSEILRLSDCVTLRDRASANRCLKDFSVTDVTIVPDPATDYVQSVKTNTETWKALVPPLGEAKNVSCFLRDWTEEYIGDFNKDEFDTIKREFEIQLAQLVLSVARAKDLEIHLLPMHTFYVGGDDRVFNRRFYKSLSNAALEKKLEPSIRFAKSPVSPFEILQSMYHAELNICMRFHSVLFAETLGVPYLAIDYTGGGKIKAFLESKGKLERLLSLQEIITGEWKAKLETIYSFASKI from the coding sequence ATGTATAAATTCCTGAGAAATTACGTAAATTCGAGTTTAAGTGAGCAACGATCGCGCCAATTAAGAAAATTGCGAGCGCTCAGTCATCAAGCTATTGAAGAGGTCAGACAGACTTGGCTGAGTAACGTTTTTCCCATGAAGCCAACTACACTTAACTTGCTAGTCAACGATGTCTGTAACTCACGTTGTCAAATGTGCCTTATCTGGAAACAGCAAAAGGATAAAGAATTGAGTTCTGAGGAGTTAGCTAGAATATTGAGTGATGATTTATTTAGTGAATTAAAGTATGTAGGTGTTAGTGGCGGTGAACCAACTCTCAGATCCGATCTTCCTGAGTTATTTGAGGTGATATGTTCTAAGCAACCACGTATTGCTGGTACTGGAATTATTACAAACGGAATTATAGAAAACACAGTTAAGGAGAGAGTTTTAGCTGCTGCTGAAGTTTGTAAGGCTCACAGTGTACCCTTTAACGTTATGATCTCTCTGGACGGTTTAGGAGAAGTTCATGATACTGTCAGAGGACGTAAAAATAATTTTGGCTCGGCGATTTCTTTACTCAATTTCTTTCATAAAGAAACAGAGATACCAACATCATTTGGATGTACGATTAGTAAAACTAATGCATTATATGTTGATGAGTTACTAGAGTACGCACAGGCAGAAGGTTTATACGGTAGGTTTAGAATTGCTGAATTTATAGAACGTTTGTATAACAACGGACAAACAGAATTTATCAGAGCTTTTGATGACAAAACCCTGTACCATCTTGGATTATTTTTCTTCCGTGCCGAACGTGAATTTGAGCAAAATCCTATGTATCGGAAGACTTACAAAAATATTAGAGCTATGCTTGCTGAAGGTAAGCCCAGGAAAATGGGATGTCCTTACCAAGCTAAAGCAGCTGTGCTGACATCTTGCGGAGATCTACTTTATTGCGCTCCTAAATCTCCAATTCTTGGAAATACACTCCAAATCTCAGCCAGCAAAATTTATTTTTCCCATCTTTCTAAAAGAGAAGAAATTAAAAAGAAAGATTGTAGTACTTGCATTCATGACTATCATGTACCAGTTACTGTTCAAGAAAAATTATTTATATCTATAGAAAATCGCCGAAGACGCAAATATTCTTGCTCTCAACTAGTGCAAATATCATCCCAAGTCATTAAAGAGAAGAAAAGAGTTACCGATTTATCAAGCCTTAGGTCTAAAAAAGTTTTAATTGTAGGATGGTATGGTACTGAGACGGTGGGAGATAAAGCGATTCTTTGGGCAGTTGTCGAGCGATTAAGAACCCGTCCAAACCCTCCTGAAAAAATTTATCTTTCCAGCCTCTATCCTTTTATCTCTCAGTGGACTGTGAAAGAAATGAACCTTGGAACAATGACAATAGTAGAAACTTACTCTAGGGAATTTGAAAGAGTATGTCATGAAGTTGATGAAATTGTTGTTGGCGGGGGTCCACTTATGGATATTGAACCTCTCAACCATATACTTTATGCTTTTATTCAAGCTGCCAAACATAAGTCTTTTGCCAGAATTGAAGGATGCGGGATCGGACCGCTTGTCTCTCCAATCTACACTCAAGTTGTTTCGGAAATTTTGAGACTTTCCGATTGTGTTACCCTTCGAGATCGAGCTTCTGCCAATCGATGCCTCAAAGATTTTTCAGTGACTGACGTCACGATTGTACCCGATCCTGCTACTGACTATGTTCAGTCTGTAAAGACAAATACAGAAACATGGAAAGCTCTGGTTCCTCCTCTTGGGGAAGCTAAAAATGTTTCTTGTTTTTTAAGGGATTGGACTGAGGAGTACATTGGAGATTTTAATAAAGATGAGTTCGATACCATTAAGCGAGAGTTTGAAATACAATTAGCACAGTTGGTTCTATCTGTTGCCAGAGCTAAAGATTTAGAGATTCATCTGCTACCCATGCATACATTTTATGTTGGAGGAGATGATAGAGTTTTCAATCGTAGATTCTACAAGTCATTATCTAATGCTGCTTTAGAAAAGAAACTAGAACCTTCTATTCGTTTCGCTAAAAGCCCGGTTTCTCCTTTTGAAATTCTGCAAAGTATGTATCATGCAGAGTTGAATATTTGTATGCGCTTTCATTCTGTTCTGTTTGCTGAAACATTAGGTGTACCCTATCTTGCCATAGACTACACTGGCGGTGGCAAAATAAAAGCATTTTTGGAGAGCAAAGGTAAGTTGGAGCGATTACTCTCTCTTCAAGAGATTATTACAGGTGAATGGAAGGCGAAATTAGAAACTATATATAGTTTCGCATCAAAAATTTAA
- a CDS encoding glycosyltransferase family 4 protein, producing the protein MKIIHVPFCFYPHPVGGTEVYVEALSRHLQQQGLQILIAAPGNVNESYFHNRLPVRRFAVSNQVKRLQEVYGEGDRQSAIEFGKLLDEEQPDLVHLHAFTRGVSLRLVRVAKQRKIPVIFTYHTPTVSCQRGSLMRWGTQVCDGKVDLRTCSQCTLQGLGLNWISASAISNLPPIIGHSLRALNLHGGIWTALRMTELASYRYSALQGLLSEVDHVVAVCDWVKDILIRNHVSCENITVSRQGLCQEILSAKTSQLGNNTTENNSFLKIAFLGRIEPIKGIDILLKAFQTTPQLAATLDIYGISQNSASDAYQTQLLNLVKQDTRISFKSPVSPTQVVNLLTDYDLLAVPSQWLETGPLVVLEAFAAGIPVIGSNLGGIAELVQHGVNGILVEPASVDAWIRELQRLSQEQDLLTHLRRGVRPPRHMETVAEEMLSLYNYILQKSNKVL; encoded by the coding sequence ATGAAAATTATTCACGTCCCCTTCTGTTTTTATCCCCATCCTGTAGGTGGTACTGAAGTTTATGTAGAAGCATTATCACGGCATCTACAACAGCAAGGATTGCAAATTTTAATTGCCGCACCGGGAAATGTTAACGAGTCCTACTTTCACAATCGCTTACCTGTACGTCGCTTTGCTGTATCTAATCAAGTTAAAAGACTTCAAGAGGTGTATGGGGAAGGGGATCGGCAGAGCGCAATTGAATTTGGCAAACTCTTGGATGAGGAACAACCCGATCTCGTTCACTTACACGCATTTACAAGAGGTGTTTCTTTACGACTTGTCCGCGTTGCCAAGCAAAGAAAAATTCCAGTTATTTTTACTTATCACACCCCTACTGTAAGTTGCCAAAGAGGAAGTCTCATGCGTTGGGGTACACAAGTTTGTGATGGAAAAGTGGATTTACGTACTTGTTCTCAATGCACATTACAGGGACTGGGATTAAACTGGATAAGCGCAAGTGCGATCAGTAATTTACCTCCTATAATTGGGCATTCTTTAAGAGCGCTTAATCTCCATGGAGGTATTTGGACTGCTCTCCGCATGACCGAATTAGCAAGTTACCGCTATTCTGCCTTGCAAGGTTTGTTATCTGAGGTTGACCATGTTGTTGCAGTCTGCGATTGGGTGAAAGATATTTTAATCCGCAATCACGTATCTTGCGAGAACATCACTGTCAGTCGTCAGGGATTGTGTCAAGAAATACTATCAGCTAAAACTAGCCAATTAGGAAACAATACTACTGAGAATAATTCATTTCTCAAGATTGCTTTTTTAGGACGAATTGAACCTATAAAGGGAATAGATATCTTGCTGAAAGCTTTCCAAACCACTCCGCAACTGGCTGCTACCTTAGATATTTATGGCATCTCTCAAAATTCAGCAAGTGATGCTTATCAAACACAATTATTGAACTTGGTAAAACAAGACACAAGAATTTCTTTCAAATCTCCTGTTTCTCCAACACAAGTTGTAAACTTACTAACAGACTATGACTTGCTTGCAGTACCATCTCAATGGTTGGAAACAGGACCATTGGTGGTTCTTGAAGCATTCGCTGCTGGGATTCCTGTCATTGGTTCTAATCTAGGAGGAATTGCAGAATTAGTTCAGCATGGAGTTAATGGCATACTTGTGGAGCCTGCTTCTGTTGATGCATGGATTCGAGAACTTCAAAGACTCAGCCAAGAGCAGGATTTACTCACTCATTTGCGTCGTGGTGTTCGTCCACCCCGACACATGGAAACAGTTGCGGAAGAAATGTTATCTCTCTACAATTACATACTGCAAAAAAGTAATAAGGTACTTTAG
- a CDS encoding glycosyltransferase family 2 protein: MLKFPLISVIIPCYNAARFLDATLESVFAQTFKNFEVIVIDDGSTDETATLIRSFGSKLRAEFTPNQGASAARNLGTALAQGQFFQYLDADDLLRPDALEKRVNALIAHDADVAYSDWQRLEEGEDGKFHLGAIVARRIEEVHPDPQIALFTNFWAPPAALLYNHRIVNKIGTWNKSLLFIQDARFCLDAALMGGKFIHVPGVQADYRVLASRTSLSKRDPTGFMNDCFINACQVEEIWTVHGGITSERRIALEKIYGHIARFYFERNRLKFSEVLAKIHRLNPNYIPSNPKALHQLSQWVGYEQAEAISLTYRRTKKQLHRLVQKFSF, translated from the coding sequence ATGCTCAAATTTCCCTTAATATCAGTCATCATTCCTTGCTATAATGCAGCACGCTTTTTAGACGCAACCCTAGAAAGTGTTTTTGCACAAACATTTAAAAATTTTGAAGTTATTGTCATTGATGATGGTTCAACTGATGAGACAGCAACTTTGATTCGCTCTTTTGGCTCAAAACTAAGAGCAGAATTCACTCCCAATCAAGGTGCTAGTGCAGCGCGTAACCTCGGTACTGCGTTAGCACAAGGTCAGTTTTTTCAATATTTAGATGCAGACGATCTTTTACGACCTGATGCTTTGGAAAAACGAGTCAATGCATTGATAGCTCATGATGCTGATGTAGCATACTCTGACTGGCAACGGCTAGAGGAAGGTGAAGATGGCAAATTTCATCTGGGAGCTATTGTAGCTAGGCGTATTGAAGAGGTTCATCCCGATCCACAAATTGCATTATTTACTAATTTTTGGGCTCCACCTGCAGCTTTACTTTACAACCATCGTATTGTAAACAAGATTGGTACCTGGAATAAGTCTCTACTTTTTATCCAGGATGCTCGCTTCTGCCTAGATGCCGCTTTGATGGGGGGTAAATTTATCCACGTACCTGGCGTACAAGCAGATTATCGAGTACTGGCAAGTCGTACTAGTTTATCAAAACGTGACCCTACTGGCTTTATGAATGATTGCTTTATCAATGCCTGTCAGGTAGAAGAAATTTGGACAGTTCATGGGGGCATAACTTCAGAACGACGTATTGCCCTGGAGAAAATCTACGGTCATATAGCCCGATTCTACTTTGAACGTAACCGCTTGAAGTTTTCTGAAGTGCTTGCCAAAATTCACCGATTGAATCCAAACTATATTCCTTCAAATCCAAAAGCATTGCACCAGTTATCTCAGTGGGTGGGATATGAGCAAGCTGAGGCAATTTCACTAACCTATCGTCGCACGAAAAAACAACTACACCGATTAGTACAAAAATTCTCTTTTTAG